CCTCCGTCAGCAGCCGGGGCCTCGCTCCCCATGGCTCCCAAGCCCACCTCCAGGGTCCCCAAGACCAGCACCCTGGGGCAGAGACCTGGTCAAAGTGCAGGCCGGCGATGACGTAGGGCCTCTCCACCAGGCCATGCACCTTCGCCAGGAAGTCCACGTGCCCGATGTCTGTGCCGGGTTCAGGAACAAGTAGGAGGACAGGGgcagccgcccccccccacctccctcagtGCCTGAGCCATCCCACAGGGCTGCGAGATCAGTGAGGCCTccctggggcaggtgtgggcacgcagagcccctgcccaggccagaggatACGGAACAGGTCGAAGGCACCCGCCACATAGATGACCGTGTCCCCCGGCTGCGGCTCCTTCCCAGAGGCAAACTGGATGATCTTCCGGGACGTCTGCAGAAACTGGGACACCCCGGTCCAGGGGTTCCGCCCCCCTGGGCACTATAAGCCGAGAGGAGTCCCTGGTTAGCCATAGAGGCCTTGCAGACGGGTCCCTCACCTGTCCCCTCCGCTGAGTCTGGGGTTGCTGCGCACGCCTGCTTGGGAGGCACGGGGGTGGGATGGAGGCAGCAGGTGTGGGGGCCACAGGTCAGGACTaaaccccagcccagcctgccagCTGCTCACTGGCTCAGGTGCTGTTTCCCGGCAGGTGTCAGGCAGGGACACGGAGGGCTGGCCATAGTGCCCAGTACACATCCAGGCTACGCTGGGCAGGGGCCCCATGGCCACAGAGGGCTTTGCAGCCGCCACCACCTAGGTCTAGGGGGGAGGCCAAGGACACAGCACTCCTGCGGACCCCGCACCCTGAGGCCACCGCTGGTCACCTGGGAGGAGCCTTCTGAGAAAAGCATCTCCCTGGCAGGTGTCAGGTGAGGGGgctagaaagggagagagggccaGGCCGCCTGGTTAGAAGCCGCCTGTCCGTGGGCCGTCCTtgctcctcctccaggcagtGCTGGTCAGTCCCTGGTCAGCGCCCGGAGGCAGGGAGCCGGGGCAGGCGAGGCTCCGGCAGCACTCACCTTGCCGAAGCTGTCTGCGTAGGCCCGGTACTCCGAGGACATCTCCTGCAAGGAAGGGTGAGGGTTGGGCCTCCCCCTCCAGGTGTGGCCACGCCCAGGACCCAGGACACTGCCCCGCAGCCTGGAGCTCCGCCCCCCCAGCCATGGCCGGTGAGGGGACCTCGGCGGctccgcgccccccaccccgcctcaccTGGCTGCTGTGGTGGGCCTTGGTCATCAGCAGCATGCGGCCCACGAGGTCCGTGGTGGACACGCCCTGGGTGCGCTTGCACTCTCTGGGGACAGAGGTGACAGAGGTGGGGTCGGAGCTCCCGGGTCCCCTGCCTCCTGGGGTGCTGTGCACAGACAGCATCTCCTTGAGGCTCTGGGCATGAGCGGAAACTGGGCCGCTCTGCGGTGCAGCACCCCATCCCGGCACGACCAAGAGCAACACAGGCCGTAGCcgcacatcccccccccccaggaaaggGGGTGTGGTCGGCTCACCTGTACCTCCCCGCCTGCTTCACTTCCTCATAGGTGTCCCGGCCATCGACAGTCAGGGTGATGTCATCTGACAGGTGACAGGCACATGGAGCAGGACTGTCAGTCCAACGCCAAGACCGTCAGGCTCACAGCCCCGCCCCGGCCTGCCCTGTGGCCTGCGCTCATTTCTGGAGAGGGACCCCAAGGGCTCAGGCTGCCCTGACTTAAGGAGGCCCAGCACTTCCTgtgacactcccccaccccccgcctgtgccctcctgcCCGCCCACTCACTGCCATGGACACAGAAGTCGCAGCTGTACTTGTCCAGCGTCTCCAGCGTGGTGACGTAGGGGGCCGCCGGCACCACCTCGTCCACCCACTTGATGGCCTGCACCATCTTGTACCTCTCCTCCTGCGTGAACACTGGGGGCCCCTTGTGCTTGGAGATCTCCTCTGGGCCAGAGAAGAGAGGAGGCAGGGTGTTGACCACAGAGGTCGCGTCCACACTGAAGCGCCCTCCACGCCCGAGTGGCCACCACCGTCCTCCTTGGGCCACCACCACGCaggtggcccctccccctccagaatCCCAGGGGATGGTGGGGGCCCCCTGGCGAGTGGGCAACCCCAGGCGGgcatggggtggaggtgggcgcAGCCCCACTTACCGTCGGTGTGTACGCCCACGATGAGGTAGTCCCCCATGGCCCGTGCCTGGCGCAGCTGGTTCGAGTGGCCATAATGTACCATGTCATAGCTGTGGAGAGGGCAGGGCGGTCAGTCCCGGGTGGCCTGTGGGCGGCCAGGAGCACAGGCTGGCTCCTCTGAGAAGCTGCTCCCAGGGTCTGGCGAGTCTGGGCTTTCGGAGGGGAGGGTGCTCAGCTCTGTACAGCCCGGTCCCGGGGTCCAGGGCCAGACTCAGCAGGGCCACGGCCTGCGGGTCCTGAGCTGAGAGCGCACAGCacagctcctgcccccacccgGGGCCTGCGTGGCCCCGGGCCCCTCCTAAACTCACAGCACCGTGGGTGGTCCCTTTAAGCTGCAGCATGAGAGGGGAGCTGCAGCTTAAAGGGGCCAGTCTCTGGTGCCAACAGGAAGCAAAGGCTAACCAACGAACAAGGCCAACCGCTGGCTCTGGGAACCCTGCGAGCTCCCAGGACCTGGGGAGGCCAACCACCACCTCCCTGTCacctggtcccagagctcttaGCCTCAGATCCGGCCCGATTCCGAGGGAACTCAGCTGACGGCCGCAGACAGCAGCCGCTGTCCCGCTGGGTCCCACCTGCCCCGTGTGCTGGGGAGACCACACTGCCAGCGGTGCCCCCTCAAGCTCCTCCTACTCCTTCCAGCCTCCCCTGGCCTCGGAGCAGGAGAAGCTGTCCCTGCTTCCGCTCAGTGCCACCTGTCAGCTCTGCCTCCCCACACCCGCCCGGGGGGCACAGGGCTCTGGCCCTGGGGTAAGGGAAGAGGGAAGTCCAAATCCAGGGCCCTGGGGCCCGCGAACTCCTGTGCCCACTGGACAGGTTGGGCCGGGGGTGCACCGAGTGCAGGTGCCCTGGGTCCAGGCTGCGTCTTGTCACTGCAGCCCTGTGGCTGTGACCTGCCGGGGCCAGCACCTGGCCTGGCCAGGCCCAAGGTCAGAGTCCACGGACACGCAGCCACGCTCCCTCTCCCCAGGGTGATGCAGGTGCCGGGGCAGGGGCCCCGCCCTCGAGGGTGTGTTTCCCCCTCTGCTTCCATCGCAAAGGCGGCGAGTTACCCACTGACAGCCCCGAACATCACCCAACTCTGCTGTCTGGCTCGCCGGCGGGCGGATGGGCACCCACAGGCGGCACGGGGGTCCCGGGGCCACGCTGTTCCCCCGCTGACGCTGCCCAGACCCCCGGGAGAGCCGGTCTGGTGCTGGGCCGGGCACGTCGGGGAGCCTGACACAGACCCCAGGGAGGGCTGCCCCGGTGAAACCCGTCCAATCGGACGCACGCGAGCGGCGCCACCGCGGTCCCGAGCTGGGCCGGCGGCCGGGATCGGGGTGCAGCTCCCGCTAATCGCGGGGAAGGGCGCTTCTCCGGAGCCCAGTCCCCGGGCTGGGCCAGCGCCCGCCTGCGTAGCGGACCCTCTCGCCCCGCTGCCGTGCGGGGGCGGCCCGGGCCCCAGGCGTCCTCCATCCCGGAGCCCGCAGCCCGAGTCCGCCGCCTGCCGCCCTACCCGCCGGAGAAGGCCGACCGAGCCCGGACGAAGGCCCCCGGGCGAAAGCGGCTCAAGACGCGCCTCGGGCGGCAGCGCAGcggcccccgcggccccgcccgccAACGCCCGCCGCCGCGCTCACCAGCCGTCACACCACACCCGCACGGCGGGCCTGCTCCCGGGTCCCGGCTGCTCGGCGCCGCCCGCCAACCCGTGCCCGTTTCGGATCATGTCACCACGGCAGTGGCGCGGCACGGACGGACCCCTAACTCCGAGCGGCCGCCGCCGCCCTGCCCCGCGCACGCGCCGTCACACGGGACTCACCCGCCACGGGCGGCCAATCGAGAGCGCGGGCCCGCCCCGGggctccgccccctccccgccccacctgtCTCACGCGGCCAATGGCGTGCGCGAGCGGCCTTCGATTAACCGAGCCCTGCCCGTCCGCTCGCGGCCAATAGTGTGCGCCGCCAGAACCTGGCcacgcccctcccctctgcctggagccaATGGCGTACGCGCGCCGTCCCTCGGCCCGCACCTGGCCGAGGGCGCGGGGCCGAACCACCCCGAGTACCTCCCGCCCCGGTCCTCGCCCAGCGGCGCCCGGCCTCCCACAGCGACAGGAGGGCAGTCACGCAGTGATGCGGGGAGACAGCGCAGAGATGTTTATTAGCAACAAAAAGGTCTGCTGAGGCCGCATACCAACACAGAAGGAGGTTTGCTATAAAGTGAACATTTTTATAGGAAGTAGAAATAGGGTTGAGGCCCCTGAGactggcctggaggaggaggcaaggCAGCGAGTGCTTCCTCTTGGCTGGCCAGGTGTGATGTACCCCGAGTTCTGTTCCCGCAGGACGGCGTGGCTGCCACCTCTAGGACAGACTGGATGGGCCACTCGTCAGCACCCAGGCCgacaggtgggggaggcaggcggggaagcacAGCAGTGCAAGGGGGCTCCCCACCCAGACAAATGGCTAAGCGTGTCACCGTGACAATGTCACCCCCAGAGCATTCTCACTGGACCTGCGGGGCATTCCCGGCGTGCTGGGTGCCACCAGCCCCTGGATCCGCGGTCCAGCCATCTGCAAAGTGCCAACTGCTGTTCTCACTCGAGCACCAGGTTATGTCACTCTCTTCCTTTTTGTGCCTTTGGCGCAGCCCCTGCCAAACCAGCCACCGAGGATGGGGGCCGAGCTGAGTGGTGCGCCCTGGTCTCCAGGCGAGGGCTCCTCTCGACTTCTGCGCAGCGACTTTCGACTGTGGCTGCCTTCTTCACCAGCCCGCAGGGGGGTTGCCAGGGAGAAGATGGGGTCCTGCCACCTGCCGAGAGGGAGAGCGGGGTCAGTGTGACCGGAAGCCGCCATCCCTGCCTGCCCAGGACAGGAACGCTGACTGAGGTGACCCTGCTCCCGCCCTGTCTGAGCCGTGGCGGGCTTTGCATGGAGGTAGCCCCACTGTCCTGAGCTGCAAGAGGGGGACGCTCCCCCCTCGCTTCGCCTCGGCAGAGCGTGTCCTCGGCGGCTACGGCGGCACGCGCAGGTGGAGGCCGTCGTCCCAGCAGGGATGAGGCACTAGCAGCTCTGGGCCCCACCTCTCACTCGCacggccaggggcagggggaccggaccctctcccccttcccagaCTGTGAGGCTTGGCAGGTGGGAAGGCCAGCTGACTAGGGAGGTGTGGCCTATGGGCTCCCGGGTGAGGTCATGTGTCTGAGATGTAGAACCACATATTATAAACTTAAGATACAGATAAGCACTGATAAGGAAAATGAGCtaagttaatgtaaaaaaaaaagtacagcacACGATAGGCCCACATTACAGAACACCACAAACATAACATACAAGAATTGCCAGGCCCAGAAGGTGAAGGGATCCTTAATTCTTGAACCCTTTGATTAAAAGAAGTTACTGATTTCCCCTATAAGACCCTGAAAATTCACAGAGAAAGAAAGTGTAAACTTTTTACTCAACACACACACCATGTCTAAATTATCACAAGTTCTGCATTAAGGAACAGTTTCTTTAAGCTTCCCCAAGTCCACCAGCTCCCCAAGCCGAGTGCAGGAGTCTGTTGGACTAGGATTGCGGAGAGCATGTCCCTTTGGGGCCTCCCCTCCGGGCTGTCTGAGGTAAAGGGGGAACGTCCAGACCGACTCCCTCTCCCGCAGGGAGTCCCATCAGCCAGGGACCTTGGCTGGCCCCTGCAGGCCACCACTTGCAATCACGCCTCAGATACTGCGTGCAACACCTCAGAACTTTCTTTAGGCTTAGCTCGAGCAGACAGACACGTCCCATCCacacaggggcaggagggggggcatGCGCCTGCACCCCCTTACCTGCTGTAGGGGGGGATCTCCAGGCCCAGCTCGTCCATCAGGAGCTGCATGACATCGTCACACTTCCCGTGGAGCTTCAGGGCAGCCCAGTCATCCTTTGGGGTCCACTGGGGACAGGGGAAGGCCAGTGAGGTCAGCAGCTCAGTCCTCCAATGCCCGCAGCCTGGGTCCTACTCGGCTAGCCCCCCAGGGTGCGCGAGTGCTGGGCGGGGCATCCCAGGAGTGAAGGAGGGGCCTCTAGGCAGCACGTTACCTGCAAGTTCACAATGTAGAGCTTGGGCCGCCGGCTGGGGGGCTTAGTCATGCACCAGAGGCGTGGGTACTTCTTTAGAACCTGTGCGGACGGACGGAGGGACagacagaccacacacacacaccaggaaacAAGCTACAGGAAGCTGGGCTCCATGCCACGCTGGCCCGCTGCCAGCAGTGTCGCCCCCTGCCCACCCGCAGTGCCGTCTGTGTACCTTTAAGCTGGAGCCTAAACACAGGATCGTGTCTGCTTTGCTGGCAGCCTGGGTGGCTGCCTCCCAGTTCAGAGGCTGCCCCAGGGTCCCCCTCTCCCCAAAGTGCACAATGGTGTCGCGGAGCGCCGCCCCACACTTGTGGCAGGCCCGGCCGGTCTGGTGCCGGTGCAAGGCGGTGCGCTCCGTCACGTCGAACACCCGCACGTACTCCCTGTTGGGAGTGCAGGCCGTGCAGACCTGAGGAGGAGGGCACGGTGAGTGCGGGCGctggccccccggccccccggcctGCGGACTGCTCACCTCGATGTACATGTTCCCGTGGAGCTCCGAGATGGCTGAGCGCGGCAGCCCGCTCCGCAGGTGGAGCCCGTCGCAGTTCTGAGACACCACGTGCTGCACCTGAGGGGACAGGGcggggcagca
The genomic region above belongs to Myotis daubentonii chromosome 16, mMyoDau2.1, whole genome shotgun sequence and contains:
- the PCYT2 gene encoding ethanolamine-phosphate cytidylyltransferase isoform X1, encoding MIRNGHGLAGGAEQPGPGSRPAVRVWCDGCYDMVHYGHSNQLRQARAMGDYLIVGVHTDEEISKHKGPPVFTQEERYKMVQAIKWVDEVVPAAPYVTTLETLDKYSCDFCVHGNDITLTVDGRDTYEEVKQAGRYRECKRTQGVSTTDLVGRMLLMTKAHHSSQEMSSEYRAYADSFGKPPHLTPAREMLFSEGSSQVTSGGLRCPGGRNPWTGVSQFLQTSRKIIQFASGKEPQPGDTVIYVAGAFDLFHIGHVDFLAKVHGLVERPYVIAGLHFDQEVNHYKGKNYPIMNLHERTLSVLACRYVSEVVIGAPYAVTAELLDHFKVDLVCHGKTEIMPDKDGSDPYQEPKKRGIFRQIDSGSDLTTDLIVQRIIKNRLEYEARNQKKEAKELAFLEAMKQQEEPPERGSHSA
- the PCYT2 gene encoding ethanolamine-phosphate cytidylyltransferase isoform X2, which encodes MIRNGHGLAGGAEQPGPGSRPAVRVWCDGCYDMVHYGHSNQLRQARAMGDYLIVGVHTDEEISKHKGPPVFTQEERYKMVQAIKWVDEVVPAAPYVTTLETLDKYSCDFCVHGNDITLTVDGRDTYEEVKQAGRYRECKRTQGVSTTDLVGRMLLMTKAHHSSQEMSSEYRAYADSFGKPPHLTPAREMLFSEGSSQCPGGRNPWTGVSQFLQTSRKIIQFASGKEPQPGDTVIYVAGAFDLFHIGHVDFLAKVHGLVERPYVIAGLHFDQEVNHYKGKNYPIMNLHERTLSVLACRYVSEVVIGAPYAVTAELLDHFKVDLVCHGKTEIMPDKDGSDPYQEPKKRGIFRQIDSGSDLTTDLIVQRIIKNRLEYEARNQKKEAKELAFLEAMKQQEEPPERGSHSA
- the PCYT2 gene encoding ethanolamine-phosphate cytidylyltransferase isoform X3: MIRNGHGLAGGAEQPGPGSRPAVRVWCDGCYDMVHYGHSNQLRQARAMGDYLIVGVHTDEEISKHKGPPVFTQEERYKMVQAIKWVDEVVPAAPYVTTLETLDKYSCDFCVHGNDITLTVDGRDTYEEVKQAGRYRECKRTQGVSTTDLVGRMLLMTKAHHSSQEMSSEYRAYADSFGKCPGGRNPWTGVSQFLQTSRKIIQFASGKEPQPGDTVIYVAGAFDLFHIGHVDFLAKVHGLVERPYVIAGLHFDQEVNHYKGKNYPIMNLHERTLSVLACRYVSEVVIGAPYAVTAELLDHFKVDLVCHGKTEIMPDKDGSDPYQEPKKRGIFRQIDSGSDLTTDLIVQRIIKNRLEYEARNQKKEAKELAFLEAMKQQEEPPERGSHSA
- the SIRT7 gene encoding NAD-dependent protein deacetylase sirtuin-7, encoding MAAGGPSRSERKAAERVRRLREEQQRERLRQVSRILRKAAAERSAEEGRLLAESEDLVTELQGRSRRREGLKRRQEEVCDDPEELRRKVRELAGAVRSAKHLVVYTGAGISTAASIPDYRGPNGVWTLLQKGRRVSAADLSEAEPTLTHMSIARLHEQKLVQHVVSQNCDGLHLRSGLPRSAISELHGNMYIEVCTACTPNREYVRVFDVTERTALHRHQTGRACHKCGAALRDTIVHFGERGTLGQPLNWEAATQAASKADTILCLGSSLKVLKKYPRLWCMTKPPSRRPKLYIVNLQWTPKDDWAALKLHGKCDDVMQLLMDELGLEIPPYSRWQDPIFSLATPLRAGEEGSHSRKSLRRSREEPSPGDQGAPLSSAPILGGWFGRGCAKGTKRKRVT